One window from the genome of Oceaniferula flava encodes:
- a CDS encoding HAD family hydrolase: MPPRSGTPEPATGYALFDLDQTLIPWDTQLLFCNFVLKRMPWRRFYLLILIPFLPLTKILGAGGMKRVFLNYLWGMDRATLEQLGEEFVEEIFPAAFYPEMLEVVKREQASGRLMVLSSASPDIWVKPIARKLGFDHCFGTELEIDGRVKLFPDLHGGNNKGANKLVKMRAILPRGYDPAAGQALPNSHGFSDSHADLPMLCICENASMVNPTDKLHQVGKQRHWELHTPPRPTRGKRQFAIACLRQALGIYSA, from the coding sequence ATGCCTCCACGCAGCGGAACTCCTGAGCCAGCCACCGGCTACGCCCTCTTTGATCTCGATCAAACCTTGATCCCCTGGGACACCCAGCTGCTGTTCTGTAACTTCGTGCTCAAGCGGATGCCGTGGCGTCGTTTCTATTTGCTCATCCTGATTCCCTTTTTACCGCTGACCAAAATCCTCGGTGCCGGAGGCATGAAGCGGGTGTTTTTGAACTACCTCTGGGGCATGGATCGCGCGACGCTGGAGCAGCTCGGTGAGGAATTTGTCGAGGAAATCTTCCCCGCGGCCTTCTATCCGGAAATGCTGGAGGTGGTGAAGCGGGAGCAAGCCAGTGGCCGACTGATGGTGCTCAGCTCCGCCAGCCCTGACATCTGGGTGAAACCGATCGCTCGCAAGTTAGGCTTCGACCATTGCTTTGGCACCGAGCTGGAAATTGACGGCAGGGTGAAGCTCTTCCCGGACCTTCACGGAGGCAACAACAAGGGCGCGAACAAGCTGGTGAAAATGCGCGCCATTCTTCCTCGCGGGTATGACCCTGCGGCAGGGCAAGCACTTCCTAACAGCCATGGATTTTCCGACAGCCACGCCGATCTCCCAATGCTCTGCATCTGCGAAAACGCCAGTATGGTGAACCCCACTGACAAACTGCACCAAGTGGGCAAACAACGTCACTGGGAGCTCCACACTCCGCCGCGTCCCACCCGTGGCAAGCGTCAGTTTGCCATCGCCTGCCTGCGCCAGGCTCTCGGGATTTACTCTGCCTAA
- a CDS encoding porin: MIKNNQIASALLGATALTGTAIAGEVMAPPAAPAPNNGSWCDGFSTVGKFYEDKNAPFIQSLKFFGRVQLQGAYINGDDVDGESFSDTLDEVRRLRFGAEMKFLNGFKLKGNVNLIDDGVRDGEGREYSYQDWDQLKLSYTLKDFAGFDEVSLTYGRHKVKVGHESHTSSKKIKTVERSALSNKIYDGRYTGISVDAERGIWAGTIGYFSLDESDALGSLDNHGSAWYLSSSFDLGGSNLLFDFFYNNDADDSGDDEIGVGYEWVASAAYETQLANWNLMVNVAYGDNGSSDYVKEERSGKFWGVVVMPSTYLIEDKLEFVARYSYMGSDEEEGVRTNSRYFRADVLDHDVDGGRGDSHHSIYAGLNWYLCGHNSKIMVGAEYETLDAPEGDADATTLWAAYRMYF, encoded by the coding sequence ATGATTAAGAACAATCAAATCGCATCAGCACTTCTCGGTGCCACTGCTCTTACCGGCACAGCCATCGCTGGCGAAGTTATGGCTCCCCCTGCAGCACCTGCTCCTAACAACGGCAGCTGGTGTGATGGTTTCTCCACCGTCGGCAAGTTCTACGAAGACAAAAATGCTCCGTTCATCCAGAGCCTGAAATTCTTCGGTCGTGTCCAACTTCAAGGCGCTTACATCAACGGTGACGACGTCGATGGTGAAAGTTTCAGCGACACTCTGGACGAAGTGCGTCGTCTCCGCTTCGGCGCCGAGATGAAGTTCCTCAACGGCTTCAAGCTGAAAGGTAACGTCAACCTCATCGACGACGGTGTGCGTGATGGTGAAGGACGCGAGTATTCCTACCAAGACTGGGATCAGCTCAAGCTTTCCTACACCCTCAAGGACTTCGCTGGTTTCGATGAAGTGAGCCTCACTTACGGTCGTCACAAAGTGAAGGTCGGTCACGAGTCCCACACATCTTCCAAGAAGATCAAAACAGTGGAACGTTCCGCACTTTCCAACAAGATCTACGACGGTCGTTACACCGGTATCTCCGTGGATGCTGAGCGCGGCATCTGGGCAGGAACCATCGGTTACTTCAGCCTCGACGAGAGCGACGCCCTCGGCAGCCTGGACAACCACGGCTCCGCTTGGTACTTGAGCTCCTCCTTCGATCTGGGTGGCAGCAACCTGCTTTTCGACTTCTTCTACAACAACGACGCCGATGATTCTGGCGACGATGAAATTGGTGTGGGTTACGAGTGGGTGGCATCCGCAGCCTACGAAACTCAGCTCGCCAACTGGAACCTGATGGTCAACGTGGCCTACGGTGACAACGGCAGCAGCGACTATGTAAAAGAAGAGCGCTCCGGCAAGTTCTGGGGTGTGGTCGTCATGCCTTCCACCTACCTCATCGAAGACAAGCTCGAGTTTGTCGCTCGTTACTCCTACATGGGATCTGACGAAGAAGAAGGTGTGCGCACCAACAGCCGCTACTTCCGCGCCGACGTGCTTGATCACGATGTCGACGGTGGTCGTGGTGATTCCCACCACAGCATCTACGCTGGCCTGAACTGGTATCTCTGCGGACACAACTCCAAGATCATGGTCGGTGCTGAGTATGAAACACTCGACGCCCCTGAAGGTGATGCAGATGCCACCACACTGTGGGCTGCTTACCGCATGTATTTCTAA
- a CDS encoding porin, translating into MKKVTNVASRAALAGSAVALAISTASAGEPALPPVTPPASNGDFCSWLTSKPGTIYKNSDNPIIQEVGIFGRMQYQQAWIDGDAGGQDFWYDSEGEFRRLRLGARVKFLEYFHLWANADMEQDTRPSGGDLDIEYADIYEAQLLFNAQKAFGMSGFDKFELGVGKAEIKLSDEVATSSKKIKTIERSAIANKVFPQPNLTGAWMNAEAGKFSYYFGVFSTESSTEIADWDVGTLYHGRLGYDLTESTPFESAEAILALAYVDHDSNNADDDLVSFDWVASAIFRAEQGRGAFNANLIFGENRDMGNSARDGNFWGAVLMPSYWIVDDRVEAVFRYQYQHASKSEGIRLNSRYVRNAGDARQEDIASLRNGRGDEHHSLYLGLNYYFCGHNSKLMAGVEWEDLDSDGEDIYEGFTYGLAYRMFF; encoded by the coding sequence ATGAAAAAAGTAACCAATGTTGCGTCACGCGCTGCCCTCGCAGGCTCCGCCGTCGCCCTTGCTATCTCTACGGCCAGCGCCGGAGAACCCGCCTTGCCCCCCGTCACTCCACCCGCCAGCAACGGCGATTTTTGCAGCTGGCTGACTTCCAAGCCGGGCACTATTTACAAGAACAGCGACAACCCCATCATCCAAGAAGTGGGTATTTTTGGTCGGATGCAGTATCAACAAGCTTGGATCGACGGCGATGCCGGTGGTCAGGATTTCTGGTACGACAGTGAAGGCGAATTCCGTCGCCTCCGCCTCGGCGCCCGCGTCAAGTTCCTGGAGTACTTCCACCTCTGGGCCAATGCGGACATGGAGCAGGACACCCGCCCGTCCGGTGGTGATCTCGACATCGAATACGCCGACATTTACGAAGCCCAACTGCTGTTCAACGCGCAAAAGGCCTTCGGCATGAGCGGCTTTGACAAGTTCGAACTCGGTGTCGGTAAAGCCGAAATCAAGCTCAGCGATGAGGTCGCCACTTCTTCGAAGAAGATCAAGACCATCGAACGCTCCGCCATCGCCAACAAAGTCTTCCCTCAGCCCAACCTCACCGGCGCCTGGATGAATGCGGAAGCTGGAAAATTCAGCTACTACTTCGGTGTCTTCAGCACCGAGTCCAGCACCGAGATTGCCGACTGGGACGTCGGCACGCTGTACCACGGTCGTCTGGGTTATGACCTCACCGAGAGCACTCCTTTCGAGAGCGCCGAAGCGATCCTCGCCCTGGCCTATGTCGATCACGACAGCAACAATGCCGACGACGATCTGGTCAGCTTCGATTGGGTGGCCTCCGCCATTTTCAGAGCCGAACAAGGCCGGGGAGCATTCAACGCTAACCTCATCTTCGGTGAAAACCGCGACATGGGCAACAGCGCCCGCGACGGAAACTTCTGGGGTGCCGTGCTGATGCCGTCTTACTGGATTGTGGACGATCGCGTGGAAGCCGTGTTCCGCTACCAGTATCAGCATGCCAGCAAATCCGAAGGCATCCGCCTGAACAGCCGCTATGTGCGCAACGCCGGTGACGCCCGCCAGGAAGACATCGCCTCCCTGCGCAACGGTCGTGGCGACGAGCACCACAGCCTCTACCTCGGCCTGAACTACTACTTCTGCGGCCACAACTCCAAGCTCATGGCGGGCGTGGAGTGGGAGGACCTCGATTCCGATGGTGAAGACATCTACGAAGGCTTCACTTACGGCCTGGCCTACCGGATGTTCTTCTAA
- the queG gene encoding tRNA epoxyqueuosine(34) reductase QueG: MSLDPQIAKTNLSRIARELGFDDCRVSRAREATHAEAYKQWVADGCAGEMGWMEKNIQRRVNPTEVVPGACSVISLALNYFPGEENPDVDYRIARYAWNEDYHDIIDAKLRDLNHALEEMGGVQRFYTDTGPVLERDFATDSGLGWSGKSCVQIHKEMGTWFFLAELITTLDLPPDQAFGDHCGKCTRCIDGCPTNAITEPHRVDARRCISYLTIEYHGSIPLEFRKQIGDRIYGCDTCLDVCPWNRFAKVSRETKFHARQSVFQKQLRDFLELDDDAFRSLFAKSPIKRIKRSRFLRNVCVALGNVGTQKDLPALERSAGDEDALISEHAAWAVAEIKARMSD, translated from the coding sequence ATGAGTCTGGATCCGCAGATCGCCAAAACGAATCTATCACGCATCGCGCGGGAGTTGGGTTTTGACGATTGTCGGGTGTCCCGCGCGCGCGAGGCAACCCACGCCGAGGCCTACAAGCAGTGGGTGGCAGACGGCTGTGCCGGCGAGATGGGCTGGATGGAAAAAAACATCCAGCGTCGCGTCAATCCCACGGAAGTGGTGCCGGGTGCCTGCTCGGTGATCAGTCTGGCGCTGAACTATTTCCCCGGGGAGGAGAACCCGGACGTCGATTACCGCATTGCGCGATATGCCTGGAATGAGGACTACCACGACATCATTGATGCCAAGCTGAGGGATCTGAACCACGCGCTGGAGGAAATGGGCGGCGTGCAGCGTTTTTACACCGACACCGGCCCTGTGTTAGAGCGCGACTTCGCTACCGACTCGGGCCTCGGCTGGAGTGGCAAGTCCTGCGTGCAAATCCACAAGGAGATGGGCACCTGGTTTTTCCTCGCCGAGCTGATCACCACCCTCGACCTGCCGCCGGACCAAGCCTTCGGCGATCACTGTGGCAAGTGCACGCGTTGCATCGACGGCTGCCCAACCAATGCCATCACCGAGCCCCATCGGGTGGATGCTCGCCGCTGCATTTCCTACCTCACTATCGAGTATCACGGGTCGATCCCCCTGGAGTTCAGGAAGCAAATCGGGGATCGGATTTACGGCTGTGACACCTGTCTCGATGTCTGCCCGTGGAACCGCTTTGCCAAGGTGAGCCGGGAGACGAAATTCCACGCTCGGCAGTCGGTCTTTCAAAAGCAGCTCCGTGATTTCCTCGAGCTCGACGACGACGCCTTCCGCTCCCTGTTCGCCAAATCGCCGATCAAGCGGATCAAACGGAGCCGATTTCTCCGCAATGTCTGTGTCGCTCTGGGCAACGTCGGGACACAAAAAGACCTGCCGGCGTTAGAGCGCTCGGCAGGTGATGAAGATGCCCTGATCTCGGAACACGCCGCGTGGGCGGTGGCGGAGATCAAGGCGAGGATGAGCGATTAG
- a CDS encoding transmembrane 220 family protein, translating into MTVVFALFTYWQLNDLDQYHTEKWYLWVAAYAVCALISLASFFRRLPVIVYIAMAVAAVSAAVIRVQGVDWSHKILYNPDNPSGNETGGLLFVTLWMIVLAWGRKAPAKKSAEL; encoded by the coding sequence ATGACCGTTGTGTTCGCCCTGTTCACCTACTGGCAGTTGAATGATCTGGACCAGTATCACACTGAGAAGTGGTATCTCTGGGTGGCTGCTTATGCCGTCTGTGCATTGATTTCCCTAGCGAGCTTCTTCCGCCGCCTGCCGGTGATTGTCTACATCGCCATGGCGGTCGCCGCCGTTTCCGCCGCTGTGATTCGGGTGCAGGGGGTCGACTGGAGCCACAAGATTCTCTACAACCCAGACAACCCATCCGGCAACGAAACCGGGGGGCTTCTGTTCGTTACCCTGTGGATGATTGTGCTCGCTTGGGGCAGGAAGGCACCCGCGAAGAAAAGCGCCGAGTTATGA
- a CDS encoding Gfo/Idh/MocA family protein: MFETDQPLTIATCGCGSRARTYSSIATTLGNRYSVVAGADPIPERREAMRNISNNPDFRSFNSADELLAEDRLSDVIIIATQDGYHFEPAKKALEKGYHLLLEKPAAQTLDQTLELARLAKKYDRKILLCFVLRYTPFYSKVHEVISSGELGEIISIHANEGVEAWHQTHSFVRGHWGKTSECTPMIIAKCSHDTDYLAWLMGSRCKAVSSFGRLSHFTAENAPAGAIDRCVSGCPHAAPQGGNCMYDAHHYIGKHKRWLDMVYPHPTERSDEEVLEWLKTSQWGRCAWRCDNDAVDHQVVNMDFENGATASLTMTAFDLGRSIEVFGTKGVLRGGHSMKEATDVDITVRNHATGVTENIVLENDIADGYKGHGGGDYGLVNAMDTIFRGSGPDSTLIENSIEGVLIGFAAEESRVNGGQLIPITHRVEAPNPEPEPEPTLV; encoded by the coding sequence ATGTTTGAAACCGACCAGCCTCTCACCATTGCCACCTGTGGCTGTGGATCGCGCGCTCGCACCTACTCCAGTATCGCTACGACATTGGGCAATCGCTACTCCGTGGTGGCTGGGGCTGACCCCATCCCCGAGCGCCGGGAGGCGATGCGCAACATTTCCAACAACCCGGATTTCCGAAGCTTCAACAGCGCCGACGAGCTGCTTGCGGAAGACCGACTGTCCGACGTGATCATCATCGCCACCCAGGACGGATACCACTTCGAACCGGCGAAGAAAGCGCTGGAAAAAGGATACCACCTGCTGCTGGAAAAACCAGCTGCCCAGACGCTGGATCAGACCCTTGAGCTGGCGCGACTCGCTAAGAAATACGATCGTAAGATCCTGCTTTGCTTCGTGCTGCGCTACACTCCTTTCTATTCCAAAGTTCACGAGGTCATCAGCTCAGGAGAGCTCGGTGAAATCATCTCCATCCATGCCAATGAGGGCGTGGAAGCCTGGCACCAGACCCACTCATTTGTCCGCGGTCATTGGGGGAAAACCAGTGAGTGCACACCGATGATCATCGCCAAGTGTAGCCACGATACAGATTACCTCGCCTGGCTGATGGGCAGTCGTTGCAAGGCCGTCAGCTCATTCGGCAGACTCTCACATTTCACCGCCGAGAACGCACCCGCCGGTGCGATCGACCGATGTGTCTCCGGTTGCCCGCATGCCGCCCCCCAAGGAGGCAACTGCATGTATGACGCCCACCACTACATCGGCAAACACAAGCGCTGGTTAGACATGGTCTACCCCCACCCTACGGAACGCAGTGACGAAGAGGTGTTAGAATGGTTGAAGACCTCCCAATGGGGACGCTGCGCATGGCGCTGCGACAACGATGCCGTGGACCACCAGGTGGTCAATATGGACTTTGAAAATGGTGCCACCGCCAGCCTGACCATGACGGCTTTTGATCTGGGAAGATCCATCGAAGTCTTCGGAACCAAAGGCGTCCTGCGTGGCGGACACTCGATGAAAGAGGCCACCGACGTCGATATCACCGTGCGCAATCACGCCACCGGAGTCACTGAGAACATCGTGTTGGAAAACGACATCGCCGATGGTTACAAGGGCCACGGAGGTGGCGACTACGGACTGGTGAATGCCATGGACACGATCTTCCGCGGCAGCGGTCCGGACAGCACACTGATCGAGAACTCCATCGAAGGCGTCCTGATCGGGTTTGCCGCCGAAGAATCGCGCGTGAACGGTGGCCAACTGATCCCCATTACCCACCGGGTGGAAGCTCCCAACCCAGAGCCAGAACCAGAACCGACACTCGTCTGA
- a CDS encoding Precorrin-3B methylase: MPAKKNKNKPLVGKALIKEVNRRIRAARSYWDAHNNRACRGEREKAMALYEILTKEQREQVPQTLRVWLRYRSEKYFGEHRTKPGSKRKG; the protein is encoded by the coding sequence ATGCCGGCTAAGAAAAACAAAAACAAACCCCTGGTCGGCAAGGCGCTGATCAAGGAGGTGAACCGCCGCATCCGCGCCGCACGTAGCTACTGGGATGCTCACAACAACCGCGCCTGCCGGGGCGAGCGCGAGAAGGCGATGGCGCTCTACGAAATCTTGACCAAGGAGCAGCGCGAGCAGGTGCCGCAGACGCTCAGGGTGTGGCTGCGCTACCGCAGTGAAAAATACTTTGGCGAGCACCGCACCAAGCCGGGCAGCAAGCGGAAGGGCTAG
- a CDS encoding cation:proton antiporter yields the protein MEFLDITAILLSLAALFSYVNYRWIKLPTTIGIMLIGLAMSLIFIGIGQFSPDLTEAVDEFVTRIDFNKALMNGMLSYLLFAGALHVNLNELKKQARIVSIMASLGVVVSTFLIGAVSYFLFQAFGLGIPWIWCLVFGALISPTDPVAVLGILKTAGAPKSLETKITGESLFNDGVGVVVYIALLGIAGFGPDAGHGHEPGDIAMLFLKEAGGGLLLGGVLGYGCYRLLKSIDHYHVEVLLTLALVTAGYRLAMSLHISGPLAMVVAGLMIGNHGREDAMSEKTRLQIDTFWELIDEILNALLFLLIGLEIFVLDFSTPVLIAGLVLIPVTLLARYVAVSIPITLLRPWRTFTTGSAKILTWGGLRGGISVALALAIPTSQGEIRDVILLATYVIVIFSISVQGLSLKSLVAKTLARNAERDAG from the coding sequence ATGGAGTTTCTCGACATCACCGCCATCCTACTCAGTCTGGCTGCGCTATTTTCCTATGTGAACTACCGCTGGATCAAGCTTCCGACCACCATTGGCATCATGTTGATTGGTCTGGCGATGAGTTTGATCTTCATCGGCATCGGCCAATTTTCGCCGGATCTCACCGAGGCGGTGGATGAGTTCGTGACACGCATCGATTTTAACAAGGCATTGATGAATGGCATGCTGAGTTACCTGCTCTTTGCCGGGGCGCTGCATGTGAATCTGAATGAGCTAAAGAAGCAGGCACGCATTGTTAGTATCATGGCGAGTTTGGGGGTGGTTGTTTCCACCTTTCTGATCGGGGCGGTGTCGTATTTCCTGTTCCAGGCGTTTGGGCTCGGGATCCCGTGGATTTGGTGTCTGGTATTTGGTGCACTGATCTCACCCACCGATCCTGTGGCGGTGTTGGGGATTTTGAAAACGGCAGGCGCACCGAAGTCGCTGGAAACCAAGATTACTGGCGAGTCGTTATTCAATGATGGGGTCGGTGTGGTGGTTTATATCGCGTTGTTAGGAATTGCCGGATTCGGTCCGGATGCTGGTCATGGACATGAGCCGGGGGACATCGCGATGCTATTTCTCAAGGAGGCCGGGGGTGGTTTGTTGCTGGGTGGAGTGCTGGGCTATGGCTGTTACCGGTTATTGAAATCGATCGATCATTACCACGTGGAAGTTTTGCTGACGCTGGCTCTGGTGACCGCTGGCTACCGCTTGGCCATGTCTCTTCATATTAGCGGTCCGCTGGCGATGGTGGTGGCGGGTCTGATGATTGGCAACCATGGCCGCGAGGATGCGATGAGCGAGAAGACACGGCTGCAAATCGACACCTTCTGGGAGCTCATTGATGAAATTCTCAATGCTTTGTTATTCCTGCTGATTGGTTTGGAAATCTTCGTTCTCGATTTCTCAACGCCTGTGTTGATTGCGGGGCTGGTGTTGATTCCGGTGACCCTGCTGGCGCGTTACGTGGCGGTGTCTATTCCCATCACCCTGCTCAGGCCGTGGCGCACCTTTACCACAGGCTCGGCAAAAATCCTGACCTGGGGTGGATTACGCGGTGGGATCTCTGTGGCATTGGCTCTGGCGATTCCCACGAGTCAGGGGGAGATCCGTGATGTGATTTTGCTGGCCACCTATGTGATTGTGATTTTCTCCATTTCGGTGCAGGGTCTGAGTTTGAAATCATTGGTCGCCAAGACGCTGGCCAGAAACGCGGAACGTGATGCCGGCTAA
- the dinB gene encoding DNA polymerase IV, translating into MKKLIHIDMDCFYAAVEERENPDLRGKPVAVGGSSRRGVICAANYEARKYGVRSAMPGFKAVQACPQLIMLPVRFDLYRAESAKIRAIFGRFTELIEPLSLDEAYLDVSHWQSTPSAIAREIRAQIFEETRLTASAGIAPNKMLAKIASDWNKPNGQFEVKQEQIADFMCELPVSKLWGVGKRMQEKLTRLGVKTCGDLQRFDKFEMSRRFGKWGLELHELSRGHDEREVKAHRSRKSISKENTFTEDVTHPADLLPMLQQMQEEIQELLLGKYRDRKVRSLVVKLKFSDFTRTTAESAQGQLNAEVFRLLLDEAWSRGHGKSVRLFGIGVRLVDEKDDPQLEMFPD; encoded by the coding sequence ATGAAGAAGTTGATCCACATTGATATGGACTGTTTTTACGCTGCCGTGGAGGAGCGTGAGAATCCGGATTTGCGTGGCAAGCCGGTGGCGGTCGGCGGCAGTAGTCGGCGCGGGGTGATTTGTGCGGCGAATTATGAGGCGAGGAAATATGGAGTGCGCTCGGCGATGCCGGGCTTCAAGGCGGTGCAGGCCTGCCCGCAGCTGATCATGCTGCCGGTGAGGTTCGACCTCTACCGGGCGGAGTCGGCGAAGATCCGAGCGATTTTTGGTCGGTTCACCGAGCTGATCGAACCGCTTTCTTTGGACGAGGCTTATCTTGATGTTAGCCATTGGCAGTCGACGCCCTCGGCCATCGCGCGAGAGATCCGTGCGCAGATTTTTGAAGAGACCCGGCTGACGGCATCCGCGGGGATCGCGCCGAACAAAATGCTGGCGAAGATTGCCAGCGACTGGAACAAACCGAACGGTCAGTTTGAGGTGAAGCAGGAGCAGATCGCCGACTTCATGTGTGAGCTTCCTGTTTCGAAACTTTGGGGGGTGGGAAAGCGGATGCAGGAAAAACTGACCCGACTGGGTGTCAAAACCTGCGGTGACCTACAGCGCTTCGATAAGTTCGAGATGTCGCGCCGCTTTGGCAAGTGGGGGCTGGAGCTCCATGAACTCAGCCGGGGGCATGACGAGCGCGAGGTGAAGGCGCACCGCAGTCGGAAATCGATTAGCAAGGAGAACACCTTCACCGAGGATGTGACTCATCCTGCCGACTTGTTGCCGATGCTGCAGCAGATGCAGGAGGAGATCCAGGAGCTGTTGCTGGGGAAATACCGCGATCGCAAAGTGCGCTCACTGGTGGTGAAACTAAAGTTTTCCGACTTCACCAGAACTACGGCGGAGAGTGCCCAGGGGCAGCTCAATGCCGAGGTGTTTCGATTGTTGTTAGATGAAGCCTGGTCGCGCGGCCACGGCAAGTCGGTGCGCCTGTTCGGCATCGGTGTGCGGCTTGTGGATGAAAAAGACGACCCGCAGTTAGAGATGTTTCCCGACTAA
- a CDS encoding transposase yields MRQPRFISPTAETDSSLYHCISRVVDRQFILGRAEKDMFVQMMREYEEFCGVQVLSYCIMSNHFHLLVEVPPKVKGAAVAMSDEDFLARMKGMYSGAYYLHIEQMMGRLRSQGADAAAEAFKAKYTCRMHDLSEFMKGLKQRFTQWYNGAHGRRGTLWEGRFKSVLVQDGYAARVMAAYIDLNPIRAGMVERPEDYKWCSYGKAMQPMGGQRARQGICRVLAGADAFDQQRDADGNAEQVCLPWDDGVAERYRMMLFADGEEAFAEELHSGEMPEQRKPRRVRKGFRREEVEKVLGRGGKLTLGESMRCRVRYFSDGMVFGSKAFVEGVFQGARDRFGEKRKSGARSLRGVGWQNKNPRLYSMRELRKEPLG; encoded by the coding sequence ATGCGTCAGCCACGTTTCATTTCTCCCACGGCGGAGACTGATTCCAGCCTCTACCACTGCATTTCGCGTGTGGTGGATCGACAGTTTATTCTCGGACGGGCCGAGAAGGATATGTTTGTGCAGATGATGCGTGAATATGAGGAGTTCTGCGGGGTTCAGGTGCTTTCCTATTGTATCATGAGCAATCATTTCCACTTGCTGGTGGAGGTTCCGCCGAAGGTGAAGGGGGCTGCTGTGGCGATGTCCGATGAGGACTTCTTGGCGCGGATGAAGGGGATGTATTCGGGGGCATATTACCTGCACATCGAGCAGATGATGGGTCGGCTCCGCAGCCAGGGGGCTGACGCGGCGGCGGAGGCATTCAAGGCGAAATACACCTGTCGCATGCACGACCTTTCTGAGTTCATGAAAGGGCTGAAGCAACGGTTTACCCAGTGGTATAACGGAGCGCATGGTCGGCGCGGGACTTTGTGGGAAGGTCGCTTCAAGAGTGTGCTGGTGCAGGACGGGTATGCGGCGCGTGTGATGGCGGCTTACATCGATCTGAACCCGATCCGTGCAGGCATGGTGGAGCGGCCGGAGGATTACAAGTGGTGTTCCTATGGCAAGGCGATGCAGCCGATGGGAGGCCAACGGGCACGCCAAGGAATTTGCCGAGTGCTGGCTGGCGCGGATGCCTTTGACCAGCAACGTGATGCTGACGGCAATGCCGAACAGGTGTGTCTGCCATGGGATGACGGCGTGGCGGAGCGCTACCGGATGATGCTTTTTGCCGATGGCGAGGAAGCCTTTGCCGAGGAGCTTCACAGCGGAGAGATGCCGGAACAGAGGAAACCCCGACGCGTTAGGAAAGGTTTTCGCCGCGAGGAAGTCGAGAAGGTGTTAGGTCGCGGAGGCAAACTAACATTGGGCGAATCCATGCGCTGCCGGGTGCGTTATTTCAGCGACGGCATGGTTTTCGGGAGCAAGGCCTTCGTGGAAGGCGTTTTTCAGGGCGCACGCGACCGTTTCGGAGAGAAACGAAAAAGTGGAGCGAGGAGCCTGCGTGGTGTCGGCTGGCAGAATAAGAACCCCCGCCTTTACTCCATGCGGGAACTGAGAAAAGAGCCGTTAGGCTGA
- a CDS encoding ankyrin repeat domain-containing protein, whose product MKIKCLKCRKFLFFLVSASIIGLSFSVIYKFVHNKSISNDDFLSNKQEHLVDEERIIKLINLGEIDAAKRFLREGKLQRDLLIVLLANEPNLDMLKYVNSLGWDLNILYDDKISPLYAICSSTFDDGAIAKMLPDVLLMGVDPNIDFGLEASSVNLCAMNNKIKSLKVLLMNGAKFDFEEDQGVTPLMLASQYGSVDCVELLVDSGANPLARDNDGKTAFDYLEMEWEPTNLDRESMGDDMIDFFREEHKLPSDIKLRITKILKGEGK is encoded by the coding sequence ATGAAGATCAAATGTTTAAAATGCAGAAAGTTTCTATTTTTTTTGGTATCCGCATCGATAATTGGATTATCGTTTTCTGTTATATATAAATTTGTTCATAACAAAAGTATTTCTAATGATGACTTCCTATCTAATAAACAAGAGCATTTAGTTGATGAGGAGAGGATTATAAAGCTCATCAATTTGGGTGAGATTGATGCTGCAAAGCGTTTTTTACGCGAGGGTAAGTTGCAGCGAGACTTGCTTATAGTTCTGTTGGCCAATGAGCCAAATTTAGATATGTTGAAGTATGTTAATAGTCTGGGGTGGGATTTAAATATTTTATATGATGATAAAATTTCACCCTTATATGCTATATGTTCAAGTACTTTTGATGATGGTGCTATTGCCAAGATGTTGCCAGATGTCTTGTTGATGGGGGTAGATCCAAATATTGATTTTGGGCTTGAGGCATCAAGTGTTAATCTTTGTGCAATGAACAATAAAATAAAGTCACTTAAGGTTTTGTTGATGAATGGTGCTAAATTTGATTTTGAAGAGGATCAAGGTGTCACACCGTTAATGTTGGCATCACAATATGGTAGCGTCGATTGCGTTGAATTATTAGTGGATAGTGGTGCTAATCCATTAGCGCGCGACAATGATGGTAAAACTGCATTTGATTATTTAGAAATGGAATGGGAACCTACAAATTTAGATAGAGAAAGCATGGGTGACGATATGATAGATTTTTTCAGGGAGGAACACAAATTGCCTTCCGATATTAAATTACGAATTACAAAAATTTTGAAAGGAGAGGGCAAGTGA